One part of the Acidobacteriota bacterium genome encodes these proteins:
- a CDS encoding response regulator transcription factor produces the protein MSEQARIRVFCVDDHPLLREGIAAIINNQPDMLLAAEAATGCEAIRTYQQQQPDVTLMDLRLPDMSGIDALIAIRADFPAARIIMLTTFEGDVEAQRALEAGARGYLLKSLPPKELVEAIRQVHAGKKRIPPELAAQLAEHLGDESLTEREIEVLRHVAGGNRNRDIAEQLFISEETVKVHIKHIMEKLDASDRTQAVAIAVRRGIIQL, from the coding sequence ATGAGTGAACAAGCCCGCATCCGCGTCTTTTGCGTGGACGACCATCCGCTGCTGCGCGAAGGCATCGCCGCCATCATCAACAATCAACCCGACATGTTGCTGGCGGCGGAAGCGGCCACCGGTTGCGAGGCGATTCGAACCTATCAACAACAGCAACCGGATGTGACGTTGATGGATTTGCGCCTGCCCGATATGAGCGGCATTGATGCGTTGATCGCCATCCGCGCGGATTTCCCCGCAGCCCGCATCATTATGCTGACCACGTTTGAAGGCGACGTGGAAGCGCAACGCGCGCTCGAAGCCGGCGCGCGCGGCTATCTGCTCAAAAGCCTGCCGCCCAAAGAACTGGTCGAAGCCATTCGCCAGGTGCACGCCGGCAAAAAGCGCATTCCGCCCGAACTCGCCGCGCAACTCGCCGAGCACCTGGGCGATGAATCCCTCACCGAACGCGAAATCGAAGTGCTGCGGCACGTGGCCGGAGGCAATCGCAACCGCGACATCGCCGAACAGCTTTTCATTTCCGAAGAAACCGTCAAGGTTCATATCAAGCACATCATGGAAAAACTGGACGCCAGTGATCGCACGCAAGCGGTCGCCATCGCCGTTCGCCGCGGCATCATCCAGCTTTGA